The following are encoded in a window of Castanea sativa cultivar Marrone di Chiusa Pesio chromosome 9, ASM4071231v1 genomic DNA:
- the LOC142608680 gene encoding thaumatin-like protein 1 — MAGEALIILLLLFITGGQSTVTFNYENRCTESIWLGATPSIGDSDPEFTSGTSKTLQMPDQWKGFIWGRTKCSLNTSNYFSCETGDCGGNKICQWPVPNSPVTILNFTINQPVQTNPLVVSYELNLNHGHNVPVRIQPVGGSLVGGTGPCPVVDCAQDFSNVCPPNLVAKGKDGRYVGCLSACDALKDPKHCCFGNFASPQTCQPNEYSSIFKKACGLAHTYPGDNQPPIYSCSGAASFSITFCPA; from the exons ATGGCTGGCGAAGCTCTCATCATCCTTCTTCTCTTGTTCATTACAG gTGGACAGTCTACGGTAACCTTCAACTACGAGAACCGATGCACTGAGTCCATATGGCTTGGTGCCACCCCATCAATTGGTGATAGTGATCCTGAGTTCACTTCAGGAACTTCAAAAACACTCCAAATGCCTGATCAATGGAAGGGTTTCATTTGGGGGAGGACCAAGTGCAGCCTCAATACctcaaattatttttcatgtGAAACTGGAGATTGTGGTGGCAACAAAATTTGCCAATGGCCAGTACCCAATTCCCCAGTGACCATACTTAATTTCACTATTAACCAACCAGTACAAACCAATCCCCTTGTGGTCTCCTATGAACTGAACTTGAACCATGGGCATAACGTGCCAGTCCGGATCCAACCCGTTGGTGGGTCTCTAGTTGGTGGTACTGGACCATGCCCTGTGGTGGATTGTGCTCAAGATTTTAGCAATGTGTGCCCGCCTAACTTAGTGGCCAAGGGCAAGGATGGTCGCTATGTTGGTTGTCTTAGTGCTTGTGATGCTTTAAAGGATCCAAAACATTGTTGCTTTGGAAATTTTGCTAGTCCACAGACTTGCCAGCCTAATGAGTACTCAAGCATCTTCAAAAAAGCATGTGGTCTAGCCCACACTTATCCTGGTGATAATCAACCTCCAATTTATAGTTGCAGTGGGGCAGCGAGTTTCAGTATCACCTTTTGTCCCGCATAA
- the LOC142610569 gene encoding thaumatin-like protein 1 — protein sequence MKTLALYGLTLAFFFLSGAHSAKITFTNNCPRTIWPGTLTSDQKPQLSKTGFELASKASLTLNVQAPWKGRFWARTRCTTKSGKFTCETADCSTGQVACNGNGAIPPASLVEINIAANRGMDYYDVSLVDGFNLPVSVATRGGTGDCKATSCPANVNAVCPAELQVKGSDGSVLACKSACIAFNQPQYCCTGAFNTPKTCPPTKYSRIFKQQCPQAYSYAYDDSTSTFTCSGAPDYVITFCP from the exons ATGAAAACCCTGGCACTCTACGGCCTTACCTTGGCCTTCTTTTTCTTATCTG GTGCACACTCTGCTAAAATAACTTTCACAAACAACTGTCCAAGAACCATCTGGCCAGGAACCCTAACTTCGGATCAAAAACCTCAGCTTTCAAAAACTGGATTTGAGTTAGCATCCAAAGCATCCTTAACATTGAATGTTCAAGCTCCATGGAAAGGCCGGTTTTGGGCCCGAACCCGATGCACCACCAAATCAGGAAAGTTCACTTGCGAGACTGCTGATTGTAGCACCGGTCAGGTTGCATGCAATGGTAACGGTGCAATCCCACCAGCTTCTTTAGTAGAAATCAACATAGCAGCCAATCGTGGGATGGACTATTATGATGTTAGCCTTGTAGATGGCTTCAACTTGCCTGTTTCTGTAGCCACCAGAGGCGGCACTGGTGATTGCAAGGCCACAAGCTGTCCAGCTAATGTGAACGCAGTTTGCCCAGCGGAATTACAAGTGAAAGGGTCTGATGGGAGCGTGCTTGCTTGCAAGAGCGCTTGTATTGCTTTCAATCAACCACAGTACTGTTGCACTGGTGCATTTAACACCCCGAAAACATGTCCACCCACAAAATATTCTCGCATCTTTAAGCAACAATGTCCTCAAGCTTATAGCTATGCTTATGATGATTCTACCAGCACCTTTACCTGCTCTGGTGCACCCGACTATGTTATCACTTTTTGTCCATGA